Within the Zea mays cultivar B73 chromosome 10, Zm-B73-REFERENCE-NAM-5.0, whole genome shotgun sequence genome, the region aggaagaaaagctTATCCAAGCTGCAGGATTTAGGTATACTTTCAACATGCTGCAATATATACCATGGAAAACTTCATGGGTAAGCGCTAGACAGGACATACCAAATAGTTTGTTTTTCACAAAGAAATTTTTTATCCACTCATATATGCTTACTGATACAAACACCATGTTTCTTATGATAGCTAATCACATCAACAATTCTATAGAAAGCTTCATATGTGCAACTATATACATTTCCTCAACAATTGAAGGAGTGCACCCTAGACTACCAAAGCTTAGCTGATGTAGGCCTTAACATTTCTAGTTTGCTATAACACCACACTTGAGTTCCATGAAGAAAAAGTGGATTGGGAATTGCTATTGTTATGTTTTCACTGACTGGGTGTGGATGGTAGgaaaatccaaaatggtaaagtaaTCAGTTAACATACAGTAAACACACCAACTTCAATGCAACGGCGCGCCCCAAGGATTTGCACAAGCATTGACAACAGCTGAGCCTGAGCGGGAGAAACCTACAGAGACAAAGGCACCATATTAGACTGGCCGATGGGCACTTTTATGTAGCTTGCTTCTTGAAAAATATACGCAAAACTTGAGCTTTACAGTAGGTATGAAAACCATCATAATATTTTCAGGGAAAAAATACTGCAAAAGGCAAATTATAATTGATATGCTAAAGGAGACCAAGGCGATTTAAGGGGATAGCAAGAAACTGCAACTAAGCAAAATAGTAGGCTCAGCAAAACAGGATTATCTGTATTTCTCCTAATAACCTCCAAAAATATAGTTGTAGTGCATATGCAAAATGTAAGACCGTCTACAGCACCAATAGTTTACCAAAAAATACTATTTTGCAATGTTCTACACCGTAGATTGCACCGTTTACAGAGCAAAGTTTGAATATATGTACGAGGAGTCGAGGATGAGTAAATTGTAGATAGTCTAACGTGGAAGCATCAGTGCGATAGTACCAAATGCCAACATTATCATGGCACTTTTTGAGAACTAATCGAAAATGAGCGGCGACATTGAAGAACTGCAAATGAAATACCGGGCTTTACATCAGAGATGCATCGTTGATCGGAGTTCCCAGTTTTGGCAGTATAACGGACTACTGTGTTGTTCTTGCAGAACCTTATTACCATAAGCACTTTAACTATGCAACTAACGCGATGGGAACAGCCAAAAAAAAAAGGACACAACAATTCATCGATGCCATGCTATGAATGCATTGCCACGCACCTGCATCTGGCTCCCCCTCATAGCCGCGGTCTCCTCGCGAAGCTCCCGGAGAATCTGGAACCATCCAGGACGGCGCACTCAGTCAGAACCTAGCGTGAGTGACCCCAAAATTAGTGGCAAATGGGCTCGAAACAGAAACGCGTAGACAGGGAGTGCGCACGGGGTGCTCGCGGACGTTGGCGAGGAGGTAGTCGTAGAGCGCAGGCGTCATTCCGAGCTGCTTCCGCCCGCGCCGCGCCTCCTCcaacgccgtcgccgccgccgcggcggaGTGGTGGGAGCACAGGCGACGCACGAGGCATGCCGGCGTGCCGCCGCGGCGCAGACTGGAGCATacggcggcggcgccgccccgGGACAGGATTAGAGCTCGGAGGGCGCGGGAAGGCGCGGCGACCGCCGGcggaggaagagggagaggaaGGGCGGAAGCGGCCGCGGCGAGGTGAGACGACATGTTTCTCGGCCCACACGTCAGTTACCCCACGCCCGCGCTGTTGGTTTTTTTCGGAATTCGGATAACGCGAAGCGCGGTTGCGCCGCTCCTCGAAGGGGAAGGGCCCACGTGGCAGTGATATCAGTTGCTTGCCTTTCCTGGCGCCGCCGCTCGCATTGGAAAAAATGATCTCGTTTCTCGGCGGGCTCTCACCGCCGGCGGCAGCGAGTTTCCACGGCGCCTCCTTCTACGTTATTAATTTCTATCGTCCCCCAGTGTTTCCACATGGTCTAAGTGTAGAGCCCAAAAATTTGCGTCAGAGAAAAAACATCATGAAATAAATAAATTTAAGCAATACTAAAATTTTTCTAACCAAATATAAATCCTAAAACATTAGAATAGAATAGTCCTCTCATGAACTATAATATTCAGGATACCTTCCACTGTTTATAAATAAATTCTTAAAAGGGAATATGTGTTACTTCTCTAAAAATAAGCAAAACAACATAGGTTCATTTTTATTGATTTTAACCTTTAATTCGATCACACATTCACAAATGATATTCTCCTAAAATGCATGATTATAGGCATTTACTTAAGGCAACGAATGCTATGCAAGCAGTGCTTCTATGCAAGCGTGCAAACAAACCATCTGATCCATTAGATTACGATCCAACCACATATACAATCATGGTTTATTAGGAgtttttttataaagattattgagctGGTGGTGGAAGGGTTTAAATGTTAAATATGACTTACGGTTGGATCACAATCTAATGGATCAAatggtttgcttgcacgcttgcacagaaGGATTGTTTGCATAGCAGTCGTTGCCTTTACTTAAAGGTAtaaaataataagataataataaaACGATACCTTTctatgcatccattatgaattttTGGGTTGTGCATACTTGAAGTGGAAACCACAACTCAAATTCGAGTTtgaaatttcaaatttgaaatgaAAACAAGAAACAGAAATGaacaaaagaaaacaaaaagaaaaaaaagagaactCACCTGAACTGACCTGGGTCGAATCACCTTCCTGCACAGGCCCACTACCGAAATCCCTTCTCGGTCCACTCTCCCTTTTTTCCTTTTGCGCGCCAGCCCAGCGCTACCCCCGCGCTGTCGGGTGGGGTCGGGTTGTCAGCCTTCCAATCCGCGCTCGGCACAGCAAATCCCGCCCTGGCTCTCCACGTCTGTCACTGCCCGGGGACCCGCCTTGTCAGCCATCTTCCACCACGCACCTGGGCGCTCGCTGGTAGCAACAAATCGCTGGATCCGCGGAGTTCGGTGGGGGAGAAATGTGCGCGCTCGGCCAAATTCGCGGGCCGTTGTACCGCGCGGGATCTATGCCCCTTGGTCGGACTCCAATTCGGGGTATAAATCTTGACCGTGGTCGTGCCTCCATCGCTCGTCCAGGGCTCCATTGATTCTGCGGGTGGGTGTGCGGGGAAAGATGGAACCATGGTCTACCGTGGTCGCTGGAACGGCGGAGGGAGAATCTAGGTGCGTCGCCATCGCCCTGCCTCTGCTCGTCCGAAGTGGCTCGACAGGGTTACCCACGTGTAGCCCAGAGTCGTTCCAATTCCTCGCCATACTCCACCCCGCGCCGCATGCTGCTCGATTGCTTTGTCTGCATCATGGGCGCTTTCGAGTCCGGTAAGAAATCCTCCACCAATTTTGCTCATGTCTTCTCTTTGTTTTCCATCACCGCTTGTCAAGGATGTAGCATTATGGCACCAGCGCGCGTTCGATGACCTTCGTGTCGTCGCAGGGCATTGCGCCGTCGTTCTCTTGGTGCGCTGGGAGGACGAAGACGCCGGGCCATCGGACCCTGTTCGGACCGTCTGGATTGGATGGGGGAGATCGAGTCTGGTGGTTGATCCCTGATCGTTGATGGGCTAATGGGCGGTTGGGATATGGTCTTCGGTACCGCTTCGGGGGGAATAACTGTGGCTATTGATCAGTAAACCGACGGTCGTGATTAAGAACCATAGCATCCCTCTTCGGGTGATTGCATCGGGGCCGTATGATCTTAATCGGG harbors:
- the LOC109943015 gene encoding tricin synthase 1 isoform X1, which gives rise to MSSHLAAAASALPLPLPPPAVAAPSRALRALILSRGGAAAVCSSLRRGGTPACLVRRLCSHHSAAAAATALEEARRGRKQLGMTPALYDYLLANVREHPILRELREETAAMRGSQMQVSPAQAQLLSMLVQILGARRCIEVGVFTGYSSLAVALALPESGHLVACERDDRCLEVAKKYYQRAGVAHKVIDVNIHLLYLG
- the LOC109943015 gene encoding caffeoyl-CoA O-methyltransferase 5 isoform X2, which codes for MSSHLAAAASALPLPLPPPAVAAPSRALRALILSRGGAAAVCSSLRRGGTPACLVRRLCSHHSAAAAATALEEARRGRKQLGMTPALYDYLLANVREHPILRELREETAAMRGSQMQVSPAQAQLLSMLVQILGARRCIEVGVFIISCCTGPS